From the Sinorhizobium garamanticum genome, one window contains:
- a CDS encoding dihydrodipicolinate synthase family protein, producing MSDFEIGGVFCAATTAVTTDGRPDFRLFIDHCRQLLDEGCHGIALLGTTGEANSFGLKDRMEILDRATAGGIRPEQLLPGTAQSAVADTIELTRHAVRAGVRGVVMLPPFYYKGVSAEGIYRAYARIIDGVGDDRLRMVLYHIPQVSGVAIPHEVIGRLRENFPGIVVGIKDSSGDLENMKAMVKAFPGFGVLAGADPLLLPLLEAGGAGCITASSNLVAGDLRFVFDNWNVAGRGAEVKAIQEKIVAWRELTNAYVQLPTVKAMVARRRGDNGWLRVNPPLVELTDAECEAVWARMAELEQA from the coding sequence GATTTCCGCCTGTTCATAGATCATTGCCGGCAGCTGCTGGACGAAGGCTGCCACGGCATCGCCCTCTTGGGCACGACAGGAGAAGCGAATTCCTTCGGACTGAAGGACCGTATGGAAATTCTTGACCGGGCGACTGCCGGCGGCATCCGTCCGGAACAGCTCCTGCCGGGAACGGCCCAATCGGCCGTCGCCGACACGATCGAACTCACCCGCCACGCCGTCCGGGCTGGTGTACGCGGCGTCGTGATGCTGCCGCCCTTCTACTACAAGGGTGTCAGCGCCGAGGGCATCTATCGCGCCTATGCGCGCATCATCGACGGTGTCGGCGACGATCGGCTGAGGATGGTGCTCTATCACATCCCCCAGGTTTCCGGCGTGGCGATCCCGCATGAGGTCATCGGCCGTCTTCGCGAGAATTTCCCGGGTATCGTCGTCGGCATCAAGGACAGTTCGGGCGATCTCGAAAACATGAAGGCCATGGTCAAGGCCTTCCCGGGCTTCGGCGTGCTCGCAGGGGCCGACCCGTTGCTGCTGCCGTTGCTCGAGGCGGGTGGCGCCGGCTGCATCACGGCGAGTTCGAACCTCGTGGCTGGCGATCTGCGCTTCGTCTTCGACAACTGGAACGTCGCCGGCAGAGGGGCGGAGGTGAAGGCCATCCAGGAGAAGATCGTCGCCTGGCGCGAACTCACCAACGCCTATGTCCAGCTTCCGACCGTCAAGGCAATGGTTGCGAGGCGGCGCGGCGACAATGGCTGGCTTCGCGTCAATCCCCCGCTTGTGGAACTGACCGACGCGGAATGCGAGGCCGTCTGGGCGCGCATGGCTGAGCTGGAACAGGCGTGA
- a CDS encoding iron-containing alcohol dehydrogenase, producing the protein MDGMARPITLHQPKRLEIGAGASVRLGALAESAQRVLIIASEHTIGFAERLGLGNKASIFSDVSAEPDDRALTAALEAARALRPDLVVGLGGGSVLDVAKLVAALWDGPQSLDDVAGPDKVAGRRTWLAQVPTTAGTGSEAGIRALITDSATHSKKAVESPHLLADIAILDPELTWSVPPAVTAATGIDAMAHCVEAFTNIRAHDLIDGYARMGIRLVGKYLARAVENGRDTEARAGMMLASYYGGICLGPVNTAAGHALAYPLGTRLGLPHGLANAIIFPHVLAYNAPVRREKTAEILNALGLPIFDDETQVLNASYRFCKDLGVEMRLSAHGADPAALEGWAGEAHAIRRLMDNNPRDMSASDVLDIYRATF; encoded by the coding sequence ATGGACGGAATGGCGAGACCGATTACGCTCCACCAACCCAAGCGCCTCGAGATCGGCGCGGGCGCCTCTGTTAGGCTCGGTGCCTTGGCCGAGAGCGCCCAGCGCGTCCTGATCATCGCGTCGGAACACACGATCGGCTTTGCGGAAAGGCTCGGTCTCGGCAACAAGGCGTCGATCTTTTCCGACGTTTCGGCCGAACCGGATGACCGGGCGCTCACCGCCGCCCTAGAGGCGGCCCGTGCCTTGCGGCCGGACCTCGTCGTCGGGCTTGGCGGCGGCTCGGTGCTGGACGTCGCCAAGCTCGTCGCCGCCTTGTGGGATGGCCCACAATCGCTCGACGACGTTGCCGGACCGGACAAGGTAGCGGGGCGCCGCACCTGGCTGGCGCAGGTTCCGACAACGGCCGGCACGGGATCCGAAGCCGGCATCCGGGCGCTGATCACGGACAGTGCCACGCATTCCAAAAAGGCAGTCGAAAGCCCGCACCTGCTTGCGGATATCGCCATCCTCGATCCGGAATTGACCTGGTCCGTGCCCCCGGCGGTAACTGCGGCCACAGGCATCGACGCAATGGCGCACTGCGTGGAGGCCTTCACCAATATCCGCGCCCATGACCTCATCGACGGCTATGCCCGCATGGGCATTCGCCTCGTCGGCAAGTATCTCGCGCGGGCCGTGGAGAACGGCCGCGACACGGAAGCCCGCGCCGGCATGATGCTCGCCTCCTACTATGGCGGCATTTGCCTTGGCCCGGTCAACACGGCAGCCGGCCACGCACTCGCCTACCCGCTCGGCACGCGTCTTGGACTGCCGCACGGACTGGCGAACGCCATCATCTTCCCGCATGTGCTCGCCTATAACGCGCCGGTGCGTAGGGAGAAGACGGCGGAAATCCTGAATGCGCTCGGCCTTCCGATCTTCGACGACGAGACGCAGGTTCTGAACGCCTCCTACCGCTTCTGCAAGGATCTCGGCGTCGAAATGCGGCTGTCGGCTCACGGGGCCGATCCTGCTGCTCTGGAGGGGTGGGCAGGCGAAGCCCACGCCATTCGCAGATTGATGGACAACAATCCGCGCGACATGTCCGCGAGCGATGTGCTCGACATCTATCGGGCGACGTTCTGA
- a CDS encoding FadR/GntR family transcriptional regulator, which translates to MRAGEQLSHRKSLSEVVFERLQHAIKSGAYQSDERLPTEHELAAEFQVSRPVVRDALKRLRDQGLVYSRQGAGSFVRIQGLRQPLGFGPLENFADLQNCYEFRMTMEPEAAALAAERHSETQIRVIRLALETLQDATNRQRHREDADFMFHLAIAQASGNSYFSTAMEALKDHIAIGMQFHGLSLKNSVAGLRHVYDEHAAIYEAIRDRKPNQARELMRQHLHGSRDRLFEGRRPELT; encoded by the coding sequence ATGCGCGCCGGAGAGCAGCTTTCACACCGTAAGAGCCTGAGCGAGGTCGTCTTCGAACGGCTGCAGCACGCAATCAAATCAGGGGCCTATCAGAGCGACGAGCGTCTGCCGACCGAGCACGAGTTGGCGGCGGAGTTCCAGGTCTCCCGTCCGGTTGTTCGTGACGCCTTGAAAAGGCTTCGCGATCAAGGCCTTGTCTATTCGCGGCAAGGTGCCGGCAGTTTCGTTCGAATTCAGGGTTTGCGGCAACCGCTCGGTTTCGGGCCGCTCGAAAACTTCGCCGACCTACAGAACTGTTACGAGTTCCGCATGACGATGGAACCTGAGGCGGCGGCACTCGCGGCCGAGCGGCACAGCGAAACGCAGATCCGGGTGATCAGGCTTGCGCTTGAAACCTTGCAGGATGCAACCAATCGGCAGCGCCACCGCGAGGACGCCGATTTCATGTTCCATCTCGCGATCGCGCAGGCGTCCGGAAACAGCTACTTCTCGACGGCGATGGAAGCGCTCAAGGATCACATCGCCATCGGCATGCAGTTCCATGGCCTGTCGTTGAAGAACTCCGTCGCGGGCCTGCGCCATGTCTATGACGAGCACGCAGCGATCTACGAAGCCATTCGCGACCGAAAGCCGAACCAGGCACGCGAGCTCATGCGTCAGCACCTCCATGGCTCCCGCGATCGGCTTTTCGAGGGCCGACGGCCGGAACTCACTTAG
- a CDS encoding four-carbon acid sugar kinase family protein codes for MDVVQNRLLIVADDLTGALDTAAPFAVHRFSVDVVADQSALGEAIEGGSDVVAVTTRSREIAPAEAARRVLLAQQAMTPGMRLFKKVDSRLKGNVEAELSVLDFARAVVLPAIPEFGRVVRNGQIRGFGVDRPISIAARLGAIADRAVIPDTETVEEMRAAVDAIAPGDLLVGALSLANALVSRAGRPRVEPFAAREGRLLMAIGSRDPITVSQVEELRRAVPDLLYLAAPAGQVQQARFGSERADDVTLMQAVDGVSPASASDVAAALAESAIAFAGECRTMLLSGGATAEAYFDRQNIRILRLVGEVLPGLPVAEYGGQFYITKSGGFGDSDTLCRVVRAMTRKEVLA; via the coding sequence ATGGATGTTGTGCAGAACAGGCTCCTGATCGTCGCCGATGATCTCACCGGCGCGCTCGATACGGCGGCGCCTTTCGCTGTCCATCGCTTTTCGGTCGACGTCGTCGCTGACCAGAGCGCGCTCGGCGAAGCGATCGAGGGCGGCTCTGACGTGGTCGCGGTGACGACGCGCAGCCGCGAAATCGCGCCGGCCGAGGCGGCGCGACGCGTCCTCCTTGCGCAACAGGCGATGACGCCAGGCATGCGGCTTTTCAAGAAGGTCGACTCGCGCTTGAAAGGGAACGTTGAGGCGGAGCTTTCCGTCCTAGATTTTGCACGGGCCGTCGTCTTGCCCGCGATCCCGGAATTCGGTCGGGTCGTCCGTAATGGCCAGATCCGTGGCTTCGGGGTCGATCGACCGATCTCCATTGCCGCGCGTCTGGGTGCCATCGCCGATCGCGCTGTCATTCCGGACACGGAGACTGTCGAGGAGATGCGGGCCGCAGTCGATGCCATTGCGCCTGGCGACCTTCTTGTCGGAGCCCTGTCGCTCGCCAACGCGTTGGTAAGCAGGGCGGGCAGGCCGCGTGTCGAGCCTTTTGCTGCGCGGGAAGGGCGGTTGCTGATGGCAATCGGTTCCCGGGATCCAATAACGGTATCGCAGGTCGAGGAACTGCGACGAGCCGTTCCGGATCTCCTCTATCTCGCAGCACCTGCAGGACAAGTGCAGCAGGCTCGTTTCGGATCCGAACGCGCTGACGACGTGACCTTAATGCAGGCGGTGGATGGCGTATCGCCAGCCAGCGCGTCGGACGTGGCCGCGGCGCTTGCAGAATCCGCAATCGCGTTTGCCGGCGAATGCCGGACTATGCTGCTCTCCGGTGGCGCAACGGCGGAAGCTTACTTCGACCGCCAGAACATTCGTATTCTCCGCCTGGTCGGAGAGGTGCTGCCGGGCCTGCCGGTTGCCGAGTATGGCGGCCAATTCTACATTACCAAATCGGGCGGCTTTGGGGATTCCGACACACTTTGCAGGGTCGTCCGCGCCATGACGAGGAAAGAGGTGTTGGCCTGA
- a CDS encoding NCS2 family permease — protein MFERLFKLKEHGTTARTEVVAGLTTFLTMSYIIFVNPDILSTTGMDRDAIFVATCLAAALGSAVMALVANWPIGMAPGMGLNAFFAFTVVAALGFTWQQALGAVFISGLIFLLLTVTGVRSWLIAGIPHSLRSAIATGIGLFLGIIALKNAGIVVDNPATLVGLGDLKQTGPLLAILGFFVIAVLDSLRIRGAILIGILVVTILSMLLGVSEFKGIVSAPPSIAPTFLQLDIMGALHGGLLHVILVFVLVEVFDATGTLIGVAKRAKLVEEGKPSRLGRALLADSSAIIAGSVMGTSSTTAYVESASGVQAGGRTGLTALTIAVLFLAALFISPLAAAVPSYATAPALLYVAGLMMRELTEIEWDDLTEAAPAALTAIAMPFTYSIANGLAFGFVSYVVLKVFTGKWSVIHPATQIVAALFVVRFAFFGS, from the coding sequence ATGTTTGAACGACTTTTCAAGCTGAAAGAGCATGGGACGACTGCCCGCACGGAGGTGGTTGCCGGCCTCACGACATTCCTGACGATGTCGTACATCATCTTTGTGAACCCCGACATTCTGTCGACGACCGGAATGGATCGCGATGCGATCTTCGTCGCGACCTGTCTTGCCGCCGCACTCGGCTCGGCCGTCATGGCCCTCGTCGCCAATTGGCCGATCGGCATGGCGCCGGGCATGGGGCTCAACGCCTTCTTCGCCTTCACGGTCGTCGCCGCCCTCGGCTTCACCTGGCAGCAGGCGCTCGGGGCCGTGTTCATCTCCGGTCTCATCTTCCTGCTGCTGACGGTTACGGGCGTGCGAAGCTGGCTGATCGCCGGCATCCCTCATTCGCTGCGCAGCGCCATTGCGACAGGTATCGGCCTGTTCCTCGGCATCATCGCGCTGAAGAATGCCGGCATCGTGGTCGACAATCCGGCGACGCTCGTCGGTCTCGGCGACCTCAAGCAGACCGGGCCATTGCTCGCGATCCTCGGCTTCTTCGTCATCGCCGTACTTGATTCACTTAGGATCCGCGGCGCGATCCTGATCGGCATCCTGGTCGTCACGATCCTGTCGATGCTGCTTGGCGTCAGCGAGTTCAAGGGTATCGTTTCGGCGCCGCCGAGCATCGCCCCCACCTTCCTGCAACTCGACATCATGGGCGCGCTGCATGGCGGCCTGCTCCATGTCATCCTCGTCTTCGTGCTCGTCGAAGTGTTCGACGCGACCGGCACGCTGATCGGTGTCGCCAAGCGCGCGAAACTGGTAGAGGAAGGCAAGCCCAGCCGCCTTGGCCGCGCTCTGCTTGCCGACAGTTCGGCGATCATCGCCGGCTCGGTGATGGGCACGAGCAGCACCACGGCTTATGTGGAGAGCGCTTCCGGGGTCCAGGCCGGCGGTCGCACCGGCCTCACAGCGCTGACCATTGCGGTGCTTTTCCTGGCGGCCCTGTTCATCTCGCCACTCGCCGCCGCGGTTCCATCCTATGCAACAGCGCCGGCGCTGCTCTATGTGGCTGGCCTGATGATGCGCGAGCTCACCGAAATCGAGTGGGACGACCTGACCGAAGCGGCACCGGCGGCGCTCACCGCGATCGCCATGCCCTTCACGTATTCGATCGCCAACGGCCTTGCCTTCGGTTTCGTGAGTTACGTCGTGCTCAAGGTGTTCACCGGCAAGTGGAGCGTCATCCACCCGGCGACACAGATCGTGGCGGCGCTGTTCGTCGTTCGCTTCGCGTTCTTCGGCAGCTGA
- a CDS encoding helix-turn-helix domain-containing protein encodes MSGTNHDDVGIGNVAGADGRREPQRVVLIIASSGTISERLIHALEREFPWVVIEQVEQVSSACSVFSHPVSLILVDVALITEAEEKSDELLHFHPQALTAVIEPYDQHLDASFIRVPESPLVRSVLPMNLRLDVWLSVIRLMLSGGEYLPPGLILRARTNGHSPARPSGNGGLLPRPRSDEARFAELTAREMQILEMVSRGLQNKLIAAEFRLSEHTVKIHLHNIITKLGAHNRTEAAARFRSLKERH; translated from the coding sequence ATGAGCGGTACTAACCACGACGATGTCGGCATTGGGAACGTCGCGGGCGCCGACGGCCGGCGAGAGCCGCAACGCGTCGTTCTGATCATAGCCAGTTCCGGGACAATTTCGGAGAGATTGATCCATGCTCTCGAAAGAGAGTTCCCATGGGTCGTTATCGAACAGGTTGAGCAAGTCAGCTCGGCCTGCAGTGTTTTTTCCCATCCGGTCTCGCTCATCCTTGTCGATGTCGCACTGATAACGGAAGCCGAGGAGAAGTCGGACGAACTCCTGCATTTTCATCCGCAGGCTCTTACGGCCGTCATCGAACCCTATGATCAGCACTTGGACGCGTCCTTCATCAGAGTCCCAGAATCGCCGCTGGTTCGCAGTGTCCTTCCGATGAACCTCAGACTCGATGTATGGCTGTCGGTGATCAGACTGATGCTCTCTGGCGGCGAGTATCTTCCGCCGGGATTGATCCTGCGTGCAAGGACGAACGGTCATAGCCCGGCCCGACCATCAGGCAATGGCGGCCTCTTGCCCCGGCCCCGAAGCGATGAGGCGCGTTTCGCGGAGTTGACCGCTCGCGAAATGCAGATACTTGAAATGGTCTCCCGCGGTCTGCAAAACAAACTGATTGCCGCGGAGTTTCGCCTGTCCGAACACACGGTGAAGATTCACCTGCACAACATCATAACAAAACTGGGCGCTCACAACAGAACGGAAGCGGCTGCGCGGTTCCGGAGTTTGAAAGAGCGCCACTGA
- a CDS encoding polysaccharide biosynthesis/export family protein, which produces MNVSRRTSRNFLRSARFAAALAIVGAVSAPARADAPELAPQTKIRLSIMQWMPTKGEYVPWALGGEFVVSATGSISVPVIGTVVVGNLDKAQLSAEIAERLKAKIGLVEAPETTVEIVAYPPVYVVGDVTTPGEYGFRPGLTALQALAMGGGPFRETTPEQSQDKISLVGELQGIDNALLRSTARIARLQAEMSGAKEIPFAQPLAADGALVAAIQDRERIIFSTRANLLARQSKSLSELRDLLNEEIRVLEEKVKGADASIEAAERELKGVRTLVERGVAVASRQSELERDLTNDRAGRLDFLTAIMRARQSISETTRNLAGLYDNRQAEIASELQSEQAALEQLKLKRTTTEKQLLDKLSAAEGSAQRGEEAITFVIVRRGGGKIGEFPASETTALMPGDVVKVVTSARRAPTMSKPPPGSSLSTNPQFGQASQ; this is translated from the coding sequence ATGAATGTATCCCGCCGCACTAGCCGCAATTTCCTTCGAAGCGCCCGCTTCGCGGCTGCGCTCGCCATCGTCGGCGCGGTATCGGCGCCAGCCCGGGCCGATGCGCCGGAACTTGCGCCTCAAACGAAAATTCGCCTGTCGATCATGCAGTGGATGCCCACCAAAGGCGAATATGTACCATGGGCGCTCGGCGGCGAATTCGTTGTTTCCGCAACGGGTTCCATCTCCGTGCCCGTGATCGGAACCGTTGTCGTCGGCAATCTCGACAAGGCGCAGCTTTCGGCCGAGATCGCCGAGCGTCTCAAAGCCAAGATCGGGCTGGTGGAAGCGCCGGAGACAACCGTCGAGATCGTCGCATACCCGCCCGTCTATGTCGTGGGCGATGTGACGACACCGGGGGAATACGGGTTCCGCCCCGGGCTGACCGCTCTGCAGGCTCTGGCTATGGGCGGCGGCCCGTTTCGCGAGACGACTCCCGAGCAGTCGCAGGACAAGATATCGCTCGTCGGTGAACTGCAGGGAATCGACAACGCGCTGCTGCGAAGCACCGCGCGGATAGCGCGGCTGCAAGCAGAAATGTCGGGCGCAAAGGAAATACCCTTTGCCCAACCGCTGGCCGCTGATGGCGCGCTCGTCGCGGCAATCCAGGACCGGGAGCGGATCATCTTTTCGACACGTGCGAACCTGCTTGCCCGGCAATCGAAGTCGCTCTCCGAACTGCGCGATCTCCTCAACGAGGAAATCCGGGTCCTCGAAGAAAAGGTGAAGGGTGCCGACGCCAGCATAGAAGCGGCCGAGCGGGAACTCAAAGGTGTGAGGACCCTAGTCGAACGCGGTGTCGCGGTCGCATCGCGACAGTCCGAACTGGAGCGTGACCTTACGAACGATCGCGCCGGTCGCCTGGATTTCCTGACTGCCATCATGCGGGCGCGGCAAAGCATCAGCGAAACGACGCGTAATCTCGCGGGGCTCTACGACAATCGTCAGGCGGAGATCGCCAGCGAATTGCAATCGGAGCAAGCGGCGCTCGAACAGCTGAAGCTGAAACGCACCACCACGGAAAAGCAGTTGCTCGACAAGCTTTCCGCCGCCGAAGGTTCGGCGCAGCGCGGTGAAGAGGCGATCACTTTCGTGATTGTCCGGCGCGGCGGCGGCAAAATCGGCGAATTTCCGGCGTCCGAGACGACGGCGCTGATGCCGGGGGATGTCGTCAAGGTCGTCACCAGCGCACGACGGGCCCCCACCATGTCCAAGCCACCTCCGGGGTCGTCCCTTTCGACCAACCCGCAATTCGGTCAGGCCAGCCAATGA
- the rfbA gene encoding glucose-1-phosphate thymidylyltransferase RfbA — protein MKGIILAGGSGTRLYPLTIAVSKQILPIYDKPMVYYPLSVLMLTGIREILIISTPRDLPCFEALLGDGSTFGVSLSYAEQPHPNGLAEAFIIGREFIGNGNVAMILGDNIFFGNGLPNVCREAASRETGASVFAYRVDDPERYGVVTFDRRTGKAKTIEEKPARPRSNWAVTGLYFYDNDVVDIAASIEPSARGELEITTVNNIYLAQDQLHVFQLGRGYAWLDTGTYDSLHDASSFVRTVERRQGVQIACPEEIALDMGWLGPEDVLRRASMLGRTAYASYLRRLVEEHVA, from the coding sequence ATGAAGGGGATCATATTGGCGGGAGGAAGCGGCACCCGGCTCTACCCGCTCACCATTGCGGTCTCGAAGCAGATCCTGCCGATCTATGACAAACCGATGGTCTATTATCCGCTGAGCGTGCTGATGCTCACCGGAATCCGCGAGATTCTCATCATCTCGACGCCGCGCGACCTGCCCTGCTTTGAAGCGCTGCTTGGCGACGGTTCCACCTTCGGGGTCAGCCTCTCCTATGCCGAACAGCCGCATCCCAATGGGCTCGCCGAGGCCTTCATCATCGGCCGCGAATTTATCGGCAACGGCAATGTGGCGATGATCCTCGGCGACAATATCTTCTTCGGCAACGGCCTGCCGAATGTCTGCCGGGAGGCCGCATCCCGAGAGACGGGCGCCTCCGTGTTTGCCTATCGCGTCGACGATCCGGAACGCTACGGCGTCGTCACCTTCGACCGGAGGACCGGTAAGGCCAAGACGATCGAGGAGAAACCGGCGCGGCCGAGATCCAATTGGGCGGTGACCGGCCTCTATTTCTACGACAACGACGTTGTCGACATTGCCGCTTCGATCGAGCCGTCGGCGCGAGGCGAACTCGAGATCACGACGGTCAACAACATCTATCTCGCACAGGACCAGTTGCATGTCTTTCAGCTCGGACGCGGCTATGCCTGGCTCGACACCGGAACCTATGACAGCCTGCATGACGCCTCGTCCTTCGTGCGAACGGTCGAACGCAGACAGGGCGTCCAGATAGCCTGTCCGGAGGAGATCGCGCTCGATATGGGCTGGCTTGGGCCCGAGGACGTCCTGAGGCGCGCCAGCATGCTCGGGAGGACCGCTTACGCCTCCTATCTCCGCCGCCTCGTGGAGGAACACGTCGCATGA
- the rfbC gene encoding dTDP-4-dehydrorhamnose 3,5-epimerase translates to MSLEVRSLDLDGVLEIVPRRIGDERGFFSETWNARQFAEHGIALKFVQDNHSYSASRGVLRGLHYQLPPYAQDKLVRVVKGAVFDVAVDIRRGSPTFVKWVAVEISARRWNQLLVPKGFAHGFLTLEPDTEVIYKVTNPYSPAHDRAIRFDDPDIAIAWPLPVAELQLSDKDRTAPQLQQAEVFDFVEGGARS, encoded by the coding sequence ATGAGCCTGGAGGTCAGATCGCTCGACCTTGACGGAGTCCTGGAGATCGTGCCGCGCAGGATAGGAGACGAACGCGGCTTCTTTTCCGAAACCTGGAACGCTCGGCAATTCGCCGAACACGGCATCGCACTGAAGTTTGTCCAGGACAACCACTCCTATTCCGCCTCGCGAGGCGTGCTGCGGGGCCTTCACTACCAGCTGCCCCCCTACGCGCAGGACAAGCTGGTGAGGGTGGTGAAAGGTGCCGTTTTCGACGTCGCAGTCGACATTCGTCGGGGCTCGCCCACCTTCGTGAAATGGGTCGCCGTCGAGATTTCCGCCCGCCGATGGAATCAGCTCCTGGTTCCCAAGGGCTTCGCGCACGGCTTTCTGACACTCGAGCCGGATACGGAGGTGATCTACAAGGTCACAAATCCCTATTCGCCCGCCCATGATCGCGCGATCCGTTTCGACGACCCCGACATCGCCATTGCTTGGCCGCTGCCCGTCGCGGAACTTCAACTGTCAGACAAGGATCGGACGGCTCCGCAGCTGCAACAGGCCGAGGTGTTCGACTTCGTTGAGGGGGGAGCGCGGTCATGA
- the rfbB gene encoding dTDP-glucose 4,6-dehydratase — translation MNILVTGGAGFIGSALCRHLVADPNNRVINLDKLTYAGNPASLRQIENVPNYRFIQGDICNEETVAGVLRAEKIGRIMHLAAETHVDRSIDGPGSFIETNILGTFRLLQAALKFWRSLPETAAERFRFHHVSTDEVFGDLPFDDSAFDEDTPYAPSSPYSASKAASDHLVRAWHHTFGLPVVITNCSNNYGPFHFPEKLVPLIILNALEEKSLPVYGTGANVRDWLYVDDHARALELVAAKGATGESYNIGGGSERTNLAVVETVCDVLDRKRPRRNLKSYRDLIAFVDDRPGHDRRYAMDTTKIERELGWRPRESFETGLARTIDWYLDNGWWWQPIRERRYRGERLGKSVVAR, via the coding sequence ATGAACATCCTCGTCACCGGCGGTGCCGGGTTCATCGGTTCCGCGCTTTGCCGGCATCTTGTGGCAGACCCAAACAACCGCGTGATCAATCTCGACAAGCTCACCTATGCCGGCAATCCGGCCTCGCTCCGGCAAATCGAGAACGTCCCCAACTACCGCTTCATCCAGGGCGACATCTGCAATGAGGAGACCGTGGCAGGTGTCCTGCGTGCCGAAAAGATCGGCCGCATCATGCATCTTGCCGCAGAGACACATGTCGACCGGTCGATCGACGGACCTGGCTCATTCATCGAGACCAACATCCTCGGCACCTTCAGGCTGCTGCAGGCCGCGCTGAAATTCTGGCGCAGCCTTCCGGAAACGGCGGCCGAACGGTTCCGGTTTCACCATGTGTCCACTGACGAGGTGTTCGGCGATCTTCCCTTTGATGACAGCGCATTTGACGAAGATACGCCTTATGCTCCATCCTCGCCCTATTCCGCCTCGAAGGCAGCATCCGATCACCTTGTCCGCGCCTGGCACCACACCTTTGGCCTGCCTGTCGTGATCACCAACTGCTCGAACAACTATGGTCCGTTTCACTTCCCGGAGAAGCTGGTGCCCCTCATCATCCTCAACGCATTGGAAGAAAAGTCCCTCCCGGTCTACGGCACCGGCGCCAATGTCCGCGACTGGTTGTATGTCGACGACCACGCACGAGCGCTGGAGCTCGTTGCTGCCAAAGGTGCGACCGGCGAAAGCTACAATATCGGCGGAGGCTCCGAACGCACCAATCTCGCCGTCGTAGAGACGGTATGCGATGTCCTCGACCGCAAGAGACCACGCCGAAACCTGAAGAGCTATCGCGACCTCATCGCATTCGTGGACGATCGGCCGGGTCACGACCGGCGTTACGCGATGGACACGACCAAGATCGAGCGTGAACTCGGCTGGCGACCCAGGGAAAGCTTCGAAACTGGACTGGCGCGGACGATCGACTGGTATCTGGATAACGGCTGGTGGTGGCAGCCGATCCGCGAGCGCCGCTATCGGGGCGAGCGCCTCGGCAAGTCGGTGGTGGCGCGATGA
- the rfbD gene encoding dTDP-4-dehydrorhamnose reductase: MKVLVTGTTGQLVSSLIERAAPLRDVELVSIGRPEFDLTQPIPMREAIVAARPDVVISAAAYTAVDRAEDEPALAHAVNVVGAACVAEAAAKLGVPIIHLSTDYVFSGDDRRPRREDDETRPRTFYGATKLEGERAVASITPRHIILRTSWVYSPFGNNFVKTMLRLAESRDTLTVVSDQFGNPTSALDLATAILEIATQPQSDRFGLYHLAGTGETNWAGFARHILAVSRANGGPSATVRDIASADYPTRARRPQDSRLCTDKFEKTFGRRLPAWQTSAETVVRRLLYAGQWPKIPESRPAVRSE; this comes from the coding sequence ATGAAAGTGCTTGTCACTGGTACGACCGGCCAGCTCGTAAGCAGCCTGATCGAGCGTGCGGCACCACTGCGCGACGTCGAACTGGTCTCCATCGGCCGCCCCGAATTCGATCTCACGCAGCCGATCCCGATGCGAGAGGCGATTGTTGCAGCAAGACCTGACGTCGTCATCTCGGCGGCCGCCTACACGGCCGTCGATCGTGCAGAGGACGAGCCTGCGCTCGCTCATGCCGTCAACGTGGTGGGCGCCGCGTGCGTTGCCGAGGCAGCGGCAAAGCTCGGCGTACCGATCATCCACCTGTCGACCGACTACGTCTTTTCCGGCGATGACCGCCGTCCGCGCAGGGAAGACGACGAGACAAGACCTCGCACTTTCTACGGCGCCACCAAGCTCGAAGGCGAACGGGCGGTGGCAAGCATAACGCCTCGCCACATTATCCTGCGCACAAGCTGGGTCTACAGTCCTTTCGGCAACAACTTCGTCAAAACGATGCTGAGGCTTGCCGAAAGCCGGGACACGCTGACGGTCGTCTCCGACCAATTCGGCAATCCGACATCAGCACTGGATTTGGCGACGGCCATACTGGAGATTGCCACGCAGCCGCAGAGCGATCGCTTCGGCCTCTATCACCTTGCGGGAACAGGCGAGACCAACTGGGCGGGCTTCGCGAGGCACATTCTCGCCGTCAGCCGCGCGAACGGCGGCCCGTCCGCGACGGTGCGGGACATTGCCAGCGCGGACTACCCGACAAGAGCCCGGCGCCCACAGGACTCGCGCCTTTGCACCGACAAGTTCGAGAAAACTTTCGGCCGGCGCTTGCCCGCCTGGCAAACGAGCGCGGAAACAGTCGTCCGGCGGCTCCTCTATGCTGGCCAATGGCCGAAAATCCCGGAGAGCCGACCGGCCGTGCGAAGCGAGTGA